A single region of the Rhodococcus sp. W8901 genome encodes:
- a CDS encoding MFS transporter, with product MTVTLTRLPGLATTPVDRMTEPYRRRWAALGVLCLSLLIVVMANTALIVAAPDMTRDLQLTSSDLQWVIDGYTVPYAALMLLFGVIGDKYSRRGALFAGLLVFGGGAVFGSLADSTTSVIAARMIMGVGAAIIMPATLSLLVATFPAAERARAIAAWAATSGLAIALGPLLAGWLLESRSWHSTFLINVPIAAFAIVAALVLVPPSKAHGLGRIDWIGGLLSVVTIGALVFAIIDGFHFGWTSRAVAAAVVSAVGLAAFALWELRHEQPLLNVRKLGERKVGGAALAVLLVFLAAFGAMFFVAQQFQFVLGFGPLATGVRLLPLAVAVSVGAAASARLVPRIGTRAAVAGGMAVAAIGVLLLVRVDAASGYADFVPTLVLLGIGVGLSVSPATDALMGSFPDSDLGAAGGLNDTAIELGGSLGIAILGSVLASAYKDGISGFLAALPIPKLTGPQADLVAQGLEASGESVGGAAIVAEEMSQNMLAQAQAQPLMEAATAAFADAISQASLVGGLALAVGAVVVAGILPGRTVDRVGMDN from the coding sequence GCCGGGTCTGGCCACCACACCGGTGGACCGCATGACGGAGCCCTATCGGCGACGATGGGCGGCACTGGGAGTGCTCTGTCTGAGCCTGCTGATCGTGGTGATGGCAAACACCGCCCTCATCGTCGCGGCGCCGGACATGACCCGCGACCTGCAGCTGACGAGTTCGGACCTGCAGTGGGTCATCGACGGGTACACCGTCCCCTACGCGGCGCTGATGCTGCTGTTCGGGGTCATCGGCGACAAGTACAGCCGCCGCGGCGCCCTGTTCGCCGGCCTGCTCGTCTTCGGCGGCGGCGCCGTGTTCGGCAGCCTCGCCGACAGCACGACGTCGGTGATCGCGGCCCGGATGATCATGGGCGTGGGTGCCGCGATCATCATGCCGGCGACCCTGTCCCTGCTGGTTGCGACGTTCCCCGCCGCGGAACGCGCCCGGGCGATCGCCGCGTGGGCCGCGACGTCGGGGCTGGCGATCGCACTCGGACCGCTGCTCGCGGGCTGGCTGCTCGAAAGCCGCTCGTGGCACTCGACCTTCCTCATCAATGTGCCGATCGCCGCGTTCGCGATCGTCGCCGCACTCGTGCTGGTCCCGCCGTCGAAGGCGCACGGCCTGGGCCGGATCGACTGGATCGGCGGGCTGCTGTCGGTGGTGACGATCGGCGCGCTCGTGTTCGCGATCATCGACGGATTCCACTTCGGCTGGACCTCGCGAGCGGTTGCCGCGGCCGTCGTCTCCGCTGTCGGACTCGCCGCGTTCGCGCTCTGGGAACTGCGGCACGAACAGCCCCTCCTCAACGTGCGCAAACTCGGCGAACGCAAGGTCGGCGGCGCGGCGCTCGCGGTGCTGCTGGTGTTCCTCGCCGCGTTCGGCGCGATGTTCTTCGTCGCCCAGCAGTTCCAGTTCGTGCTGGGCTTCGGCCCGCTCGCGACCGGCGTCCGGTTGCTGCCGCTCGCGGTGGCGGTCTCGGTCGGCGCCGCGGCCAGCGCCCGCCTGGTCCCTCGGATCGGCACCCGCGCCGCCGTCGCCGGAGGGATGGCGGTGGCTGCGATCGGCGTGTTGCTGCTCGTCCGCGTCGACGCCGCGTCCGGGTACGCCGACTTCGTCCCGACGCTGGTGCTGCTCGGAATCGGTGTCGGGCTGTCGGTCTCACCCGCCACCGATGCGCTCATGGGCAGCTTCCCCGACAGCGACCTCGGTGCGGCCGGCGGACTCAACGACACCGCGATCGAACTCGGCGGATCGCTCGGCATCGCCATCCTCGGCTCGGTCCTCGCCTCGGCCTACAAGGACGGCATCTCCGGATTCCTCGCTGCGCTCCCGATCCCGAAACTCACGGGGCCACAGGCGGATCTGGTGGCGCAGGGACTCGAGGCCTCCGGCGAGTCGGTGGGCGGAGCCGCGATCGTCGCCGAGGAGATGTCGCAGAACATGCTCGCGCAGGCGCAGGCACAGCCGCTGATGGAGGCCGCCACCGCGGCATTCGCCGATGCGATCTCGCAGGCCAGTCTCGTGGGCGGCCTCGCGCTCGCGGTCGGCGCGGTGGTGGTCGCGGGCATCCTGCCCGGTCGGACCGTCGACCGTGTCGGCATGGACAACTAA
- a CDS encoding DMP19 family protein produces MTDCRIAEVGFTDTHIVLALTNGDVLTTPIVRYIRVEKATPAERARWVLADDGHGVNWPELWKPDDEGMVSVWEILQNRLYEAALGRLQQAGWDVDTVSQRDHELVALWRLEADVNNGGFLQFFGNWGERNHLTAVAALDLIGARRAAELVRRMYAVIEPYADEVVSLADLPGLLTDADHDRLQELDEAFWEYPDRLARLVVQHYGVDTHDDGGTR; encoded by the coding sequence ATGACTGACTGCCGAATCGCCGAGGTCGGGTTCACTGACACACACATCGTGCTGGCGCTCACGAACGGCGACGTACTGACGACCCCGATCGTGCGGTACATCCGCGTCGAGAAGGCGACACCCGCCGAGCGCGCCCGCTGGGTGCTCGCCGACGACGGGCACGGTGTGAACTGGCCGGAGCTGTGGAAACCCGACGACGAGGGCATGGTGAGCGTCTGGGAGATCCTCCAGAACCGGCTCTACGAGGCCGCGCTCGGTCGCTTGCAGCAGGCCGGCTGGGACGTGGATACCGTGTCGCAGCGCGACCACGAGCTGGTCGCCCTGTGGCGCCTGGAGGCCGACGTCAACAACGGCGGGTTCTTGCAGTTCTTCGGAAACTGGGGCGAGCGAAACCATCTCACCGCTGTCGCCGCGCTCGACCTGATCGGTGCACGCAGGGCCGCAGAGCTCGTCCGCAGGATGTACGCGGTGATCGAGCCGTACGCCGACGAGGTCGTCTCACTCGCCGATCTTCCGGGTCTGCTCACCGACGCCGACCACGACCGGCTGCAGGAGCTCGACGAGGCGTTCTGGGAGTACCCAGACCGGCTCGCGCGGCTCGTCGTGCAGCACTACGGCGTCGACACACACGACGACGGTGGCACACGATGA
- a CDS encoding alpha/beta hydrolase family protein has product MSRTKIEYGPEPQQFGHLYLPNGAQAPVPVPVVMLIHGGYWSADFHLNLATAFAVELARRGVAAWNVEYRRVGAGGRWAETSADIAAALAATATLLPEHSPIPLDLGNVRIVGHSAGAQLAVWVAGQRDSLVRPERVVSQAGALDLASRSATRRGGVVLEDLFGVDHASDPQIYLDASPLHRVPTGIPTVCLHGAEDLRIPASGSRVYVERAVAAGDRAVLWEVPGEGHNDFLDRGSRSWELSLRAALDPAPWSVGGEA; this is encoded by the coding sequence ATGAGCAGAACGAAGATCGAGTACGGCCCCGAACCACAGCAGTTCGGGCATCTCTACCTTCCGAACGGCGCGCAGGCGCCGGTGCCGGTGCCGGTGGTGATGCTGATCCACGGTGGCTATTGGAGTGCCGACTTCCACCTGAATCTGGCGACCGCGTTTGCGGTCGAGCTCGCCCGGCGTGGTGTCGCGGCATGGAACGTCGAGTACCGCCGTGTCGGTGCCGGCGGCCGCTGGGCCGAGACGAGCGCGGACATCGCTGCCGCGCTCGCCGCGACCGCGACGCTGTTGCCGGAGCACTCGCCGATTCCGCTGGATCTCGGCAACGTCCGGATCGTCGGCCATTCGGCCGGTGCGCAACTCGCGGTCTGGGTTGCCGGGCAACGAGATTCGCTCGTCCGACCCGAGCGGGTGGTGTCCCAGGCCGGGGCCCTGGACCTGGCCTCGCGGTCCGCGACCCGGCGTGGCGGCGTCGTCCTCGAAGATCTGTTCGGGGTGGACCACGCGAGCGATCCGCAGATCTATCTCGACGCCTCCCCACTGCACCGGGTCCCGACCGGGATCCCGACGGTGTGCCTCCACGGTGCCGAGGACCTGCGTATCCCGGCCTCGGGCAGCCGCGTGTACGTGGAGAGGGCCGTCGCGGCGGGGGATCGGGCGGTGCTGTGGGAGGTGCCTGGGGAGGGCCACAACGATTTCCTCGACCGCGGCTCGCGGTCCTGGGAACTGTCGCTGCGCGCGGCCCTGGATCCGGCTCCTTGGTCCGTCGGTGGCGAGGCATAG
- a CDS encoding 16S rRNA (uracil(1498)-N(3))-methyltransferase — protein MAATVFYLDPLPDVGQLAVLDGPEGRHAATVRRIKPGERLLLADGRGGIADATVTAAAKDRLDLEVTARRDQRPPSPAVTLVQALPKAERSELAVELATEAGIDAVVPWQSSRCVARWEGAKTQKGVTRWRNTAVAAAKQARRALVPEVAELHHTPQVLERVRDVVGRGGVVAVLHESAQLPLASLPLRDAPEVMLVVGPEGGLSDDEVAALTAAGATAVLLGPTVLRTSTAAAVALGAIGVLTDRWTTAPLQ, from the coding sequence ATGGCCGCCACCGTCTTCTATCTCGATCCGCTGCCCGACGTCGGGCAGCTTGCCGTGCTCGACGGGCCCGAGGGCCGTCACGCCGCGACGGTGCGGCGCATCAAGCCGGGGGAGCGACTGCTCCTCGCCGACGGTCGCGGTGGGATCGCCGACGCGACGGTCACGGCCGCTGCAAAGGACCGGCTCGACCTCGAGGTGACCGCGCGCCGCGATCAGCGGCCGCCGTCGCCGGCGGTGACGCTGGTGCAGGCGCTGCCCAAGGCCGAACGCTCCGAGTTGGCCGTCGAGCTGGCCACCGAGGCCGGGATCGACGCGGTGGTGCCGTGGCAGTCGTCGCGGTGCGTGGCCCGCTGGGAGGGCGCCAAGACTCAGAAGGGTGTCACGCGCTGGCGGAACACCGCGGTGGCCGCGGCCAAGCAGGCGCGCCGTGCGTTGGTCCCCGAGGTCGCCGAACTCCATCACACCCCGCAGGTGCTCGAGCGGGTGCGCGACGTGGTCGGACGCGGTGGCGTCGTCGCCGTGCTGCACGAGTCGGCGCAGTTGCCGCTCGCGTCGCTCCCACTGCGGGACGCCCCCGAGGTGATGCTGGTCGTCGGCCCCGAGGGCGGGCTATCCGACGACGAGGTCGCCGCGCTCACCGCGGCCGGCGCGACCGCGGTCCTGCTGGGTCCGACGGTGCTGCGGACGTCGACGGCCGCGGCCGTCGCGTTGGGTGCGATCGGTGTGCTGACGGATCGCTGGACGACGGCACCGCTCCAATAG
- the dnaJ gene encoding molecular chaperone DnaJ has translation MARDYYGTLGVGPNATDQEIKRAYRKLARELHPDVNPDESAQARFREVSTAYEVLTDPEKRRIVDLGGDPMESGGGAGAGGFGGAGFGGLGDVFEAFFGGGGGGGRGPKGRVQPGADSLLRTKLTLDECATGVTKHITVDTAILCDSCTGSGTHGDSQPVRCETCGGAGEVQSVQRSFLGQVMTSRPCPTCRGAGETIPDPCHKCGGDGRVRARRDISVKVPAGVSNGMRIRLAAQGEVGPGGGHPGDLYVEVIEQPHDVFVRDGDDLHCTIRVPMVDAALGTSVTLDTIIDGPTEITVDPGTQPGSVSILRGHGMPKLRSGVRGDVHAHLEVVIPSRLDGKQSKLLQEFKNHRDRDHAEVVSTGSQNSGGLFSRLRDAFSGR, from the coding sequence GTGGCACGGGATTACTACGGCACGCTCGGCGTCGGGCCGAACGCGACCGACCAGGAGATCAAGCGCGCATACCGGAAGCTCGCCCGCGAGCTGCACCCCGACGTCAACCCGGACGAGTCGGCGCAGGCGCGGTTCCGCGAGGTCTCCACTGCGTACGAGGTGCTCACGGATCCGGAGAAGCGGCGCATCGTCGATCTCGGCGGCGATCCGATGGAGTCCGGCGGTGGCGCGGGTGCCGGTGGCTTCGGTGGAGCCGGTTTCGGTGGTCTCGGTGACGTCTTCGAGGCGTTCTTCGGTGGCGGCGGTGGCGGCGGTCGCGGGCCCAAGGGGCGCGTGCAGCCGGGCGCCGATTCGCTGCTGCGCACCAAGCTGACCCTCGACGAGTGCGCCACCGGTGTCACCAAGCACATCACCGTCGACACCGCGATCCTGTGCGACAGCTGCACCGGCTCGGGCACGCACGGCGATTCGCAGCCGGTCCGCTGCGAGACGTGTGGCGGCGCGGGTGAGGTCCAGTCCGTGCAGCGGTCGTTCCTCGGCCAGGTGATGACGTCGCGTCCGTGTCCGACGTGCCGTGGCGCCGGTGAGACCATCCCGGACCCCTGCCACAAGTGCGGCGGCGACGGCCGCGTCCGCGCCCGCCGCGACATCTCCGTCAAGGTGCCCGCCGGTGTCAGCAACGGCATGCGTATCCGGCTCGCTGCGCAGGGTGAGGTCGGCCCCGGCGGCGGCCACCCCGGCGACCTGTACGTCGAGGTGATCGAGCAGCCGCACGACGTGTTCGTCCGCGACGGCGACGACCTGCACTGCACCATCCGCGTCCCCATGGTCGACGCCGCGCTCGGCACCTCGGTCACGCTCGACACCATCATCGACGGACCCACCGAGATCACCGTCGACCCCGGCACCCAGCCCGGATCGGTGTCGATCCTGCGCGGCCACGGGATGCCGAAGCTGCGCTCGGGTGTCCGCGGCGACGTGCACGCCCACCTCGAGGTGGTGATCCCGTCGCGCCTCGACGGCAAGCAGAGCAAGCTGCTGCAGGAGTTCAAGAACCACCGCGACCGCGACCACGCAGAGGTCGTGTCCACCGGTTCGCAGAACAGCGGGGGCCTGTTCTCCCGCCTGCGTGATGCGTTCAGTGGACGCTGA
- the hrcA gene encoding heat-inducible transcriptional repressor HrcA, whose amino-acid sequence MSSTDERRFEVLRAIVADYVATQEPIGSKALVERHNLGVSSATIRNDMAVLEAEGYITQPHTSSGRVPTDKGYRQFVDRIAQVKPLSSAERRAILEFLESGVDLDDVLRRGVRLLAQLTRQVAVVQYPTLSASSVRHLEVVALTPARLLLVLITDSGRVDQRIVELGDVIDEEDLSRLRALLGGALEGKRLAAASIAVSELAEDAPENLRDAVVRSATVLVETLVEHPEDRLVLGGTANLTRNAADFTMQAGLPGSLRSVLEALEEQVVVLKLLAATQDAGRVTVRIGEETQVAEMRGTSVVSTGYGAAGTVLGGVGVLGPTRMDYPGTIASVAAVARYIGEVLAER is encoded by the coding sequence GTGTCGAGTACGGATGAACGGAGATTCGAGGTTCTCCGGGCGATCGTCGCCGACTATGTCGCCACCCAGGAGCCCATCGGATCGAAGGCGCTGGTGGAACGCCACAACCTGGGCGTTTCCAGCGCGACGATCCGGAACGACATGGCGGTACTCGAGGCCGAGGGCTACATCACGCAGCCGCACACCAGTTCGGGCCGGGTGCCCACCGACAAGGGGTACCGGCAGTTCGTCGACCGCATCGCCCAGGTCAAGCCGCTGTCGTCGGCCGAGCGGCGCGCCATCCTCGAGTTCCTCGAGTCCGGTGTGGACCTGGATGACGTCCTGCGTCGCGGTGTGCGATTGCTCGCACAACTCACCCGCCAGGTCGCCGTCGTGCAGTACCCGACGTTGTCGGCGTCGTCGGTGCGTCACCTCGAGGTGGTGGCGCTCACGCCGGCACGCCTGCTGCTGGTGCTGATCACCGACTCGGGGCGCGTCGACCAGCGGATCGTCGAGCTCGGTGACGTGATCGACGAGGAGGACCTGTCGCGGTTGCGGGCCCTGCTCGGCGGGGCGCTCGAGGGCAAGCGACTCGCGGCGGCGTCCATCGCGGTGTCCGAACTCGCGGAGGATGCGCCGGAGAACCTGCGTGACGCCGTGGTCCGGTCGGCGACTGTGCTGGTCGAGACGCTGGTGGAGCATCCCGAGGATCGGCTGGTCCTCGGCGGCACCGCCAACCTCACCCGCAATGCGGCCGACTTCACGATGCAGGCAGGATTGCCGGGGTCGCTGCGTTCGGTGCTCGAGGCGCTCGAAGAGCAGGTGGTGGTGCTCAAGCTGTTGGCCGCCACCCAGGATGCCGGTCGCGTGACCGTGCGGATCGGCGAGGAGACCCAGGTCGCGGAGATGCGCGGCACGTCGGTGGTCTCCACCGGTTACGGGGCCGCCGGCACCGTCCTCGGCGGTGTGGGGGTCCTCGGACCGACTCGGATGGACTATCCGGGAACAATTGCCTCGGTGGCTGCCGTTGCCAGGTACATCGGCGAGGTACTCGCCGAGCGATAG
- a CDS encoding type II toxin-antitoxin system VapB family antitoxin, protein MIFKGVRDGKPYPEHGLTLRDWAQIPPRQVRLDEIVTTTRVLELDRLLSEDSTFYGDLFPHAVLWEGNIYLEDGVHHAVRSALRNRVVLHARVYDYDAALADD, encoded by the coding sequence ATGATCTTCAAGGGTGTCAGGGACGGCAAGCCGTATCCGGAGCACGGGTTGACGCTGCGGGACTGGGCGCAGATCCCCCCGCGCCAGGTGCGACTGGACGAGATCGTCACCACCACGAGAGTCCTGGAACTCGATCGACTGCTGTCGGAGGACTCCACGTTCTACGGCGACCTGTTCCCGCACGCGGTGCTGTGGGAGGGCAACATCTACCTCGAGGACGGCGTCCACCACGCGGTCCGGTCCGCCCTGCGCAATCGCGTCGTCCTGCACGCCCGGGTCTACGACTACGACGCCGCCCTCGCCGACGACTGA
- the hemW gene encoding radical SAM family heme chaperone HemW translates to MSGSAASTPAVDSIPFELPDSALAGVGTRPFGIYVHVPFCATRCGYCDFNTYTAGELGTSASPQSWLEALKRELAQAADITGGPAVDTVFVGGGTPSLLGADGLAEVLGAVRGSFGLAPGAEVTTESNPESTSPEFFGALRGAGYTRISLGMQSAAPHVLKVLDRTHTPGRAVAAAREARAAGFDHVNLDLIYGTPGEGDADLDASLDAVLGAGVDHVSAYALIVEDGTALARKVRRGELPAPDDDVLASRYERIDARLAEAGLRWYEVSNWAADDDARCFHNLGYWDGGDWWGAGPGAHSHIGGVRWWNVKHPARYADRLSAGELPVGGSETLSAEDVHVERVMLTVRLRTGLPLADLSEGERAAAERVVADGLATIADDHLILTDRGRLLADAVVRDVLD, encoded by the coding sequence GTGAGTGGATCTGCTGCCTCGACCCCTGCCGTCGACTCGATACCCTTCGAGCTTCCCGACTCGGCCCTGGCGGGAGTGGGGACGCGTCCGTTCGGGATCTACGTCCACGTGCCGTTCTGCGCCACGCGGTGCGGCTACTGCGATTTCAACACCTACACCGCGGGGGAGCTGGGCACGTCCGCGTCCCCGCAGTCCTGGCTCGAGGCTCTGAAGCGGGAGTTGGCGCAGGCCGCCGACATCACGGGTGGGCCCGCGGTCGACACCGTCTTCGTGGGCGGGGGCACGCCCTCGCTGCTCGGTGCGGACGGTTTGGCGGAGGTTCTCGGGGCCGTGCGCGGCAGCTTCGGGCTGGCTCCCGGGGCGGAGGTCACCACCGAGTCGAATCCCGAGTCCACGTCACCCGAGTTCTTCGGCGCGCTGCGCGGCGCCGGCTACACGCGGATCTCGCTCGGGATGCAGTCCGCGGCACCGCACGTGCTCAAGGTCCTCGACCGCACCCACACGCCGGGGCGGGCCGTGGCCGCCGCGCGTGAGGCGCGCGCAGCCGGGTTCGACCACGTCAACCTGGATCTCATCTACGGCACGCCCGGAGAGGGCGACGCCGACCTGGACGCCTCGCTCGACGCGGTGCTCGGTGCCGGCGTCGACCATGTGTCCGCGTACGCGCTCATCGTCGAGGACGGCACCGCGCTGGCCCGCAAGGTCCGGCGCGGCGAGCTGCCTGCTCCCGACGACGACGTCCTCGCGTCCCGCTACGAGCGCATCGACGCGCGTCTCGCCGAGGCGGGCCTGCGCTGGTACGAGGTGTCGAACTGGGCGGCCGACGACGACGCCCGCTGCTTCCACAACCTGGGCTACTGGGACGGCGGCGACTGGTGGGGCGCCGGCCCCGGAGCGCACAGTCACATCGGCGGAGTGCGGTGGTGGAACGTCAAGCACCCCGCGCGGTACGCGGACCGCCTGTCCGCCGGGGAGCTGCCGGTCGGCGGCAGCGAGACCCTCAGTGCCGAGGACGTGCACGTGGAGCGGGTGATGCTCACCGTGCGGCTGCGGACCGGGTTGCCGCTGGCGGACCTGTCCGAGGGTGAGCGTGCGGCCGCCGAGCGGGTCGTCGCCGACGGACTCGCGACGATCGCCGACGACCACCTGATCCTCACTGACCGCGGTCGGCTGCTCGCCGACGCCGTGGTCCGGGACGTCCTCGACTGA
- a CDS encoding Ms4527A family Cys-rich leader peptide, translating into MTDTGVRLVARRHVDLKRVCSCCCLPCGV; encoded by the coding sequence ATGACAGATACCGGGGTGCGATTGGTGGCCAGACGCCACGTCGACCTCAAGCGTGTCTGTAGCTGTTGTTGTCTGCCCTGCGGCGTGTAA
- a CDS encoding nitrite/sulfite reductase, with product MTSTTDAESAVSPPARTARPKKRVSEGQWALGYREPLNANEQIKKDDNPLNVRARIENIYSKQGFDSIDKADLRGRMRWWGLYTQREEGYDGTFTGDENIDLLEAKYFMMRVRCDAGALTAEQLRTVGELSTEFGRDTADLSDRENVQYHWIEIENVPEIWKRLEAVGLKTTEACGDCPRVVLGSPLAGESFDEVLDPTPAIDEIVRRYIGDPEYSNLPRKFKTAISGQQDVVHEINDVAFVGVNHPEHGPGLDLWVGGGLSTNPMLAQRVGVWVPLDEVPDVWEAVVSIFRDYGYRRLRAKARLKFLIKDWGIEKFREVLETEYLKRKLIDGLAPEKPERPIDHIGVQKLRNGLNAIGFSPIAGRVSGTILTKVADAAERIGSDRIRFTPYQKLIVLDVADDKVEELIAELQPLGLHARPSHWRRNLLACSGIEFCKLSFVETRKRSQVLAPELEERLADINAQLDVPITININGCPNSCGRSQIADIGFKGQLVDDGEGNQIEGFQVHLGGSLGLDSAFGRKLRQHKVTSAELGDYIDRVVRNFVKHRNEGERFAQWAVRADEGDLR from the coding sequence ATGACGTCGACCACCGACGCCGAATCTGCCGTGAGCCCGCCGGCGCGCACCGCGCGTCCGAAGAAGCGTGTCTCCGAGGGCCAGTGGGCCCTCGGCTACCGCGAGCCGCTCAACGCGAACGAGCAGATCAAGAAGGACGACAACCCGCTCAACGTCCGCGCGCGCATCGAGAACATCTACTCGAAGCAGGGTTTCGACAGCATCGACAAGGCCGACCTGCGCGGGCGTATGCGCTGGTGGGGCCTGTACACGCAGCGCGAAGAGGGCTACGACGGCACCTTCACCGGCGACGAGAACATCGACCTGCTCGAGGCCAAGTACTTCATGATGCGGGTGCGGTGCGACGCGGGCGCGCTCACCGCCGAGCAACTGCGCACGGTCGGCGAACTGTCCACCGAGTTCGGTCGTGACACCGCCGACCTCTCGGACCGCGAGAACGTCCAGTACCACTGGATCGAGATCGAGAACGTCCCGGAGATCTGGAAGCGACTCGAGGCCGTCGGACTCAAGACCACCGAGGCGTGCGGCGACTGCCCGCGCGTCGTGCTCGGCTCTCCCCTGGCCGGCGAGTCGTTCGACGAGGTCCTCGACCCGACGCCGGCGATCGACGAGATCGTCCGCCGCTACATCGGCGATCCCGAATACTCGAACCTGCCGCGCAAGTTCAAGACAGCGATCTCCGGACAGCAGGACGTGGTGCACGAGATCAACGACGTCGCGTTCGTGGGCGTCAACCACCCCGAGCACGGCCCGGGCCTGGACCTGTGGGTGGGCGGCGGCCTGTCGACCAACCCCATGCTGGCGCAGCGTGTCGGCGTGTGGGTGCCGCTGGACGAGGTCCCGGACGTGTGGGAGGCCGTGGTCTCGATCTTCCGCGACTACGGCTACCGCCGTCTGCGTGCGAAGGCGCGGCTGAAGTTCCTGATCAAGGATTGGGGAATCGAGAAGTTCCGTGAGGTGCTCGAGACCGAGTACCTGAAGCGCAAGCTCATCGACGGCCTCGCGCCGGAGAAGCCGGAGCGCCCGATCGATCACATCGGTGTCCAGAAGCTGCGTAACGGCCTCAACGCGATCGGGTTCTCCCCCATCGCCGGTCGTGTGTCGGGCACGATCCTCACCAAGGTGGCCGACGCGGCGGAGCGGATCGGTTCCGACCGCATCCGCTTCACGCCCTACCAGAAGCTGATCGTGCTCGACGTCGCCGACGACAAGGTCGAGGAGCTGATCGCCGAACTGCAGCCGCTCGGCCTGCACGCGCGGCCGTCGCACTGGCGCCGGAACCTGCTGGCGTGCAGCGGTATCGAGTTCTGCAAACTGTCGTTCGTGGAGACCCGCAAGCGCTCGCAGGTGCTCGCACCCGAGCTCGAGGAGCGGCTCGCGGACATCAACGCCCAGCTCGACGTCCCGATCACGATCAACATCAACGGCTGCCCCAACTCGTGCGGCCGGTCCCAGATCGCCGACATCGGCTTCAAGGGCCAGTTGGTCGACGACGGCGAGGGCAACCAGATCGAGGGCTTCCAGGTGCACCTGGGCGGCAGCCTCGGCCTGGACAGCGCCTTCGGCCGGAAGCTGCGCCAGCACAAGGTGACCAGCGCGGAACTCGGCGACTACATCGACCGGGTGGTGCGCAACTTCGTGAAGCACCGCAACGAGGGTGAACGCTTCGCACAGTGGGCAGTTCGAGCAGACGAGGGGGATTTGCGATGA
- a CDS encoding phosphoadenylyl-sulfate reductase, with amino-acid sequence MTVDLTTATEDDLRALAARGATELDGASARELLRWTEDTFGAGASEATGYRNSYIVASNMQDGVLVHLAAQVHPGVDVLFLETGYHFPETIGTRDAVEQVYGVNVINAQAEASVAEQDAAEGKDLFAREPNRCCALRKVAPLKATLKNYRAWVTGIRRVESPTRANAPLISFDEAFGLVKINPIAAWSDDDMQAYIDEHSILVNPLVDEGYPSIGCAPCTAKPLPGADPRSGRWAGSAKTECGLHAS; translated from the coding sequence ATGACGGTTGATCTGACGACGGCGACCGAGGACGACCTCCGCGCGTTGGCCGCGCGGGGTGCCACGGAACTGGACGGCGCCTCCGCGCGGGAACTGCTGCGGTGGACGGAGGACACCTTCGGGGCCGGGGCGAGCGAAGCGACGGGGTATCGCAACAGCTACATCGTGGCATCCAACATGCAGGACGGGGTGCTCGTTCACCTTGCGGCACAGGTTCATCCCGGCGTGGACGTGCTGTTCCTGGAGACCGGCTACCACTTCCCGGAGACCATCGGCACCCGCGACGCGGTGGAGCAGGTGTACGGCGTCAACGTCATCAACGCGCAAGCCGAGGCCTCGGTCGCCGAGCAGGACGCGGCCGAGGGCAAGGACCTGTTCGCCCGCGAGCCCAATCGCTGCTGCGCGCTGCGCAAGGTCGCGCCGCTGAAGGCGACGCTGAAGAACTACCGGGCGTGGGTCACCGGCATCCGCCGGGTCGAGTCCCCCACCCGGGCGAACGCCCCGCTGATCTCCTTCGACGAGGCGTTCGGACTGGTGAAGATCAATCCCATCGCCGCATGGTCGGACGACGACATGCAGGCGTACATCGACGAGCATTCGATCCTGGTGAATCCGCTCGTCGACGAGGGATATCCGTCCATCGGGTGCGCTCCGTGCACCGCCAAACCTCTCCCCGGCGCCGATCCGCGTAGCGGTCGGTGGGCCGGTTCCGCCAAGACAGAATGCGGGTTGCACGCCTCATGA